The nucleotide sequence ACTTTATCCATTTCTATAAATCTATCATAATGACCAACTCAGTTATTCCCGGGGCAGTTATAACTCCTTTCATCTCATGCAAGAGTTGTTAAAATTCCACTGATACTTTCTGTCCATGCAATTAAGTGCTTTACTGAATCCCACTGAACTCGTCTGTTGAAAACACAATCGTTCACTTCTCAGCCTTAACTTTGCATAGTTTGATATTAACTACGGTATGGAAGGATGGGTGCCCTTACAGTTGCAAAGTTACAGTTGCAAAGTGCGGATGAGGAAGGGAAAAAAGTTTACGGTAGAAAATTATCCGGAGAAAGGGAAGAAAACAGAGTGAAGAAATCACAGACCGGCTTTGGATGAGATACAGTCGAAGTAAGCTGGTTTTAACACTGCGGGCGGTCTTCCGTGAGTTCTGAATCcttctaaaattatttatttatttatttgtcaaGCTTATTCCATGTCTCTTTGTTGACTACGGGCAACCATGCAGACCCATTCCGGCCACTCCCCTCCCCTCCTCTCCTTCCCTTCTCCTCCCATCTCTCATTCTCCCTCCTCCCTTATCTCCCTCCTCAAGCTCTCCAGCTCCCTCCATGGCGTCCGTCAACTCCACGCCCTCGCCATCAAGACAGGCCTCTTCCGCGATCCCCTCGTCGCTGCTGAAATCCTCCGGTCCTCCGTCCTCTCCCAGCGCCGCGACCTCCGCTACGGTCGCTCGGTGTTCGACCAAATGCCCGAGCCCAATTGCTTCTCCTGGAACACCCTCATTCGAGCTTACGCTGAGAGCGAAGAGGCACCCTCCCACGCCCTCGCCCTCTTCGCGCAGATGCTCCTCTCCAGCACCACCACACAGCCCAACCAGTATACCTTCCCGTCAGTGTTGAAGGCTTGCGCTTGCATTCAGGCAGCTGAAGCAGGAACGCAGATCCATGGCCAAGTCGTGAAGCTCGGTTGGAGCGATGACGCTTTTATTCTTACCAATTTGGTAAGGATGTACTCGTCTTGTGGGTTCATGCAAGATGCCTGCAAGTTAGTTGACAGCTCGTTGTTGCCTGACGCCGATGCCAGTGTCGTCTTGCATAACACTCTGATCGATGGATTTTTCAGGCTTGGCATGGTTGAACAAGCACGGCAATTGTTTGACAGAATGCCAAACAAAAGTGCCATTTCTTGGAACGGAATGATATCCAAGTGTGCACAGATTGGTTTGTTTAAAGAAGCCATCGCTCTTTTCAGGAAGATGCAAATGGAAGGCATGGAGCATAATTTTGTCACTCTTGTTAGTGTTCTCCCTGCAATTTCGCATATGTGTGCCCTTGAATTGGGTGAATGGGTCCATGCATATGCCGAGAAGAACGTCATAGAAATAGATGATGTGCTCGGGTCTGCCCTCGTCGACATGTACTCCAAGTGCGGAAACATTAACAAAGCGATTCAGGTATTCGAACAGCTACCGAAGCACAATCCTATTACATGGAGTGCTATGATTTCAGGGCTAGCAATGCATGGTAGGGCAGCAGAGGCACAAGATTGTTTTCAGAGGATGGAAAAAGCTGGAGTAATACCAACTGACATTGTTTTTGTTGGAGTTTTGAATGCCTGTAGTCATGCAGGCCTGGTGGAAGAAGGCAAGTCATACTTCAGAAGAATGGTAAATGTGCATGGTCTAAGACCCAAACTCGAGCACTATGGTTGTATGGTTGATTTGCTCGGTCGTGCGGGGCTTCTGGAAGAGGCTGAGGAGCTTGTGCTTAGCATGTCTGTGAATCCAGATGATGTTATTTATAAAGCGCTGCTATCATCTTGCAAAATGCATGGCAATGTTGAGATCGGAATGCGAGCTGCCAAGCGCCTTATGGAGCATTTCTCCTCAGATGGTGATTCAATGGTTCTTTTATCCAACTTCTACGCTTCCTTAGGGGACTGGGGTACTGTTTCCCAGGTGAGACTGATGATGAAGGAACTGGACATAAAGAAAGATCCAGGTTGCAGTTGGATTACAGTAAATGGGAGAATTCATGAGTTTGTTGTAGAAGACAATACCCATCCACAGAGCCGAAAGATCCATTTGATGCTAGCCGAGATGGCTGACAAACTACATGAGGCTGGATACGTACCAGATACAACACAAGTCACGCTAAATATTGtgaaagaggagaaggagagcacACTTCTCTACCACAGCGAGAAGATAGCAATTGCTTTTGGCTTGATCAGCACCAACCCCGGCACCACACTGCATGTGGTGAAGAACTTACGCATTTGTGGGGATTGCCATTCCTCAATAAAGCTTATCGCAAAGGTATATGGACGGAGAATAATTGTGAGGGATCGTAGTCGATTCCACCATTTTGAGGAAGGACTTTGCTCTTGCAATGACTACTGGTGATAGCTCAATTTTCACAGAGATAGCATTGGCACCGCTCTTATTTCGGCATTTCTTCATGGGAGGCAATGCTGTTCTCAGCAATCTGTTGTTTAAGCAACAAGTCGATTCATTCAGTGGTTAATCACAAACATATGCTTCATCACTAGCTTATTTGCCATGAGATCAACCCTAACAAAGGTTCTGTTGTCTAGAAGGAAATGTCGCCTAATTCAGTTGCAACTTGCCCTTTCATCACCCATAACAGGTACAACTGTGAGAAGATATACACAAACTAACGTTCCTGTGATTGTACATGTTGCCTACCACTAATTAAAAACTAAGTATGCAACTCCTTCCTCAATCACAGTGGAGAAGAGGAGCTTgaattatgcaaaaaaaaaaaaaaaacatatatttttcaaaaaatatttcaatatataatgatccggtggtaaggagtGGGGGTCAATAGAGGAAGGGGTCAACGACACGGAAGAGTCAAAAGTCCGGCTGAGTGGGGAGGAAGTCTCCCGGCCGACCGGCTTGAGTAGATCCCGGGCCGGCACGAAGACAGCTCGACCTtgggtcgagcttccgacgctcacaagctccCTTATAGAGGAACCTCTAGGCCGAGTAGTCAAGCTGTTCGGCCAAACTACAGAACAATTAGCTGGTGCCCCATCCGAGTATGTGATCGAGCGATCGTCTCACCCGGTCCAAGGTGCGTGTATACCCGAGCGCCCGGGAGGCCGAGCGATCAGTCCGTCCGGCCCAATTAGAGACAAAGGGCTTAaaagaggacaaaaggggcagctagtgatatcattctcgagacacctgccgccgacaagcaacaTGGTCGGCGGTCGGGCCGTACCAAGGATCGTACGGAAGAAGTTTCTGCTGCCGTGGCAGAGATATGTTCGGACAATtgcggtatgacgtcagacatacttttctgacacaaccattctAAGGTACGCTTTGAGGAACGTGCAtgtcttgggaagcgtgcacgcgcctctccggggtcctatataaagacccccagacttcgacggaggtatgatttttttcctcatctactgtagccacagtctctATTCTGCCTCTGTTTCTCCTCGCCatcacctgacttgagcgtcagagggtcgtcgccgagaACTCCTTCCCAGCCCGGCTTTTTTTGTAGGTTCATTGGAGGCTTACATCACTGCGGAGATCACCCGGGAACAGCAGAGGGTGCCACGTCCCCAGTTTCCATCGACTCAGCGagcggacaggatcaaattggcgccgtctgtgggaacgcacctgaatccgagccgagaagatggaagaaactggacgccaactcatggtaacgctctctcccgaggagctcgaGGCACTCATCCAGGCACGAGCTGCAAAAATGGTGGAGCAACAGCAGAAGGCCCAAGTCGAGAGGATAGCGCAACAGGCCGCCTCGGTTTCTGGAGGCCGAGCATcaatggaggaccgaccggaacAATATTCTACTTGGGCTCAGAACAAGGGGCAGACCGGCACACCAGGAGACGCGTCGGCCGCAcctattccattccatcgggcactgttccagactccgtcggagttggccctagccaaccagggatcgtccGATGAAGCACCCGTGCGGGACGCTAGAAAGGGGAAAGCATCGCGCGCagagtcatcccccgagcgggtcaatcgccaattctctgagatgatcttacaagaccctctcccCAAGCATTACGCTCCAATATCGATCGGGGAGTATAGTGGTGTAACCGATCCGGACGACtatctcggtaagttcgataatgctgccactcttcatcaatacaccgacggagtcaaaTGCAGAGTCTTCCTTACTACATTGTCTGGTTTGTCTCAACGTTGGTTCTGGAGGTTGCCAGACGGATCAATTAAGAGCTTCAGAGATTTCCGAACGGcattcctccatcactttgccaacagccgacgctatcagaagactagtgtcagcctcttttccatgaagcaagggccaagaaaaactctccgagcctacatccagcgcttcaaccaagcaGCTATGGACATTCCCTCGGTCTCGTCTGAAacaatgatgcatgcttttacacaAGGCTTAGTCGACGGGGACTTTTTTCGCTCACTCATCAAGAAGCCGcctcgcgactacgaccacatgctgaaaaagGCAAGTGAGtatattaatgtggaggaagcgcaGGCGGCCCGAAAGAAGGAAGCGTCGGGCGAGCCCCTAGCCCAAACCGAACGGAGAACACACATCAACCAGCAACCGCCAAAATGACCCACGTGCCGAGGGGATGAGGCCACCTCAAGATTCCAGGGCGCCCGCCGTTCAGCACATTGCGACCGAGCGGCCTCgacaaaaaggcaaggtatggacgcccatGTTTTGCAAAATCCATCAATCAGCCACCCATAACACTCGGGACTGCCGGAGTCTCCCCCCGGCCAGCCAACCTGAGCTGAGGATCTATCACCGCCGGTCACCTTCACTTGACAGGCGAGCTCATCATCAGCACGCCGAGCGGCGAATAGTTAGGCGTTCACCCGAGCGGCACCACCATCAGCAGCAACAACTCCAGCCAAGGGCCAACCCTCGGGTCTCCCATAAGCAAGTCAGACCGTCTGCtcaggaggaagaaaat is from Zingiber officinale cultivar Zhangliang chromosome 7B, Zo_v1.1, whole genome shotgun sequence and encodes:
- the LOC122006674 gene encoding pentatricopeptide repeat-containing protein At5g48910-like — encoded protein: MQTHSGHSPPLLSFPSPPISHSPSSLISLLKLSSSLHGVRQLHALAIKTGLFRDPLVAAEILRSSVLSQRRDLRYGRSVFDQMPEPNCFSWNTLIRAYAESEEAPSHALALFAQMLLSSTTTQPNQYTFPSVLKACACIQAAEAGTQIHGQVVKLGWSDDAFILTNLVRMYSSCGFMQDACKLVDSSLLPDADASVVLHNTLIDGFFRLGMVEQARQLFDRMPNKSAISWNGMISKCAQIGLFKEAIALFRKMQMEGMEHNFVTLVSVLPAISHMCALELGEWVHAYAEKNVIEIDDVLGSALVDMYSKCGNINKAIQVFEQLPKHNPITWSAMISGLAMHGRAAEAQDCFQRMEKAGVIPTDIVFVGVLNACSHAGLVEEGKSYFRRMVNVHGLRPKLEHYGCMVDLLGRAGLLEEAEELVLSMSVNPDDVIYKALLSSCKMHGNVEIGMRAAKRLMEHFSSDGDSMVLLSNFYASLGDWGTVSQVRLMMKELDIKKDPGCSWITVNGRIHEFVVEDNTHPQSRKIHLMLAEMADKLHEAGYVPDTTQVTLNIVKEEKESTLLYHSEKIAIAFGLISTNPGTTLHVVKNLRICGDCHSSIKLIAKVYGRRIIVRDRSRFHHFEEGLCSCNDYW